A region from the Campylobacter subantarcticus LMG 24377 genome encodes:
- the tuf gene encoding elongation factor Tu, giving the protein MAKEKFSRNKPHVNIGTIGHVDHGKTTLTAAISAVLSRRGLAELKDYDNIDNAPEEKERGITIATSHIEYETENRHYAHVDCPGHADYVKNMITGAAQMDGAILVVSAADGPMPQTREHILLSRQVGVPYIVVFMNKADMVDDAELLELVEMEIRELLSSYDFPGDDTPIISGSALQALEEAKAGQDGEWSKKILDLMAAVDEYIPTPTRDTDKDFLMPIEDVFSISGRGTVVTGRIEKGVVKVGDTIEIVGIRETQSTTVTGVEMFRKEMDQGEAGDNVGVLLRGTKKEDVLRGMVLAKPKSITPHTDFEAEVYILNKDEGGRHTPFFNNYRPQFYVRTTDVTGSIQLAEGVEMVMPGENVRITVSLIAPVALEEGTRFAIREGGRTVGSGVVSKIIK; this is encoded by the coding sequence ATGGCTAAAGAAAAATTTTCACGTAATAAGCCTCACGTAAATATTGGTACTATTGGTCATGTTGACCATGGTAAAACTACTTTAACAGCTGCTATCTCTGCTGTTCTTTCAAGAAGAGGTTTGGCTGAGCTTAAAGATTATGATAATATCGACAATGCTCCTGAAGAAAAAGAGCGTGGTATTACTATTGCAACTTCTCACATTGAGTATGAAACAGAAAATCGTCACTATGCTCACGTAGACTGCCCAGGTCACGCTGACTATGTTAAAAACATGATTACTGGTGCTGCTCAAATGGACGGTGCTATTCTTGTTGTTTCTGCTGCAGATGGTCCAATGCCACAAACTAGAGAGCATATCTTACTTTCTCGTCAAGTAGGTGTACCATATATCGTTGTTTTCATGAACAAAGCTGATATGGTTGATGACGCTGAATTATTAGAACTAGTTGAAATGGAAATTAGAGAACTATTAAGTTCTTATGACTTCCCAGGAGATGACACTCCAATTATTTCAGGTTCTGCTTTACAAGCTCTTGAAGAAGCAAAAGCTGGACAAGATGGTGAATGGTCTAAAAAAATCCTAGATCTTATGGCGGCAGTTGATGAGTATATCCCAACTCCAACTCGTGATACAGATAAAGATTTCTTAATGCCAATTGAAGATGTATTCTCAATTTCAGGTCGTGGTACAGTTGTTACTGGTAGAATTGAAAAAGGTGTTGTTAAAGTTGGTGACACTATTGAAATCGTTGGTATTAGAGAAACACAAAGTACTACAGTAACTGGTGTTGAAATGTTTAGAAAAGAAATGGATCAAGGTGAAGCAGGTGATAACGTAGGTGTTCTTCTACGTGGTACTAAAAAAGAAGATGTTCTTCGTGGTATGGTTCTTGCTAAACCAAAATCAATTACTCCACATACTGACTTTGAAGCAGAAGTTTATATCTTAAATAAAGATGAAGGTGGTCGTCATACTCCATTCTTTAATAACTATAGACCACAGTTCTATGTAAGAACAACAGATGTTACTGGTTCTATCCAACTTGCAGAAGGTGTTGAAATGGTTATGCCAGGTGAGAATGTTAGAATTACTGTAAGTCTTATTGCTCCAGTTGCACTTGAAGAAGGAACTCGTTTTGCTATCCGTGAAGGTGGACGTACTGTTGGTTCAGGTGTTGTTTCTAAAATTATTAAATAA
- a CDS encoding YaaA family protein: MKILFSPSENKSKTNTQTCINEDSFVFSNLYSKRLEVLAKYKNHIKQCNEGELEKFFGIKDINEMQELTQDIITKDTNKAIQRYNGVAFEYLDYENLNEDSRKYIDENVLIFSNLFGPILAKDLIPYYKLKQGEKIKYFNIEKFYKDNFSNEVDKFLENELIIDLRAKFYEKFYTIKQPFITLTFLKNSKTLSHFAKAYRGKILRVLASKDVHNKETLLENLPNELKIKEIKIQGLKEEIVLDIVVS, translated from the coding sequence ATGAAAATTTTATTTTCACCTAGTGAAAACAAAAGTAAAACAAACACACAAACTTGTATAAATGAAGACTCTTTTGTTTTTAGTAATTTATATAGTAAAAGACTAGAAGTGCTTGCAAAATATAAAAATCATATAAAGCAATGCAATGAAGGCGAACTTGAAAAGTTTTTTGGTATAAAAGATATAAATGAAATGCAAGAATTAACTCAAGATATTATAACAAAAGATACAAATAAAGCTATTCAAAGATACAATGGGGTTGCTTTTGAATATTTAGACTATGAGAATTTAAATGAGGATTCAAGAAAATACATAGATGAGAATGTTTTAATATTTTCTAATCTTTTTGGACCTATTTTAGCAAAAGATTTAATACCTTATTATAAATTAAAACAAGGAGAAAAAATCAAATATTTTAATATAGAAAAATTTTATAAGGATAATTTTTCTAATGAAGTTGATAAATTTTTAGAAAATGAATTAATAATTGATCTTAGAGCTAAATTTTATGAGAAATTTTACACCATTAAACAACCCTTTATTACTCTCACTTTTTTAAAAAATTCCAAAACTTTAAGTCATTTCGCAAAAGCTTATAGAGGTAAAATACTCAGAGTATTAGCAAGTAAAGATGTACATAACAAAGAAACTTTGCTTGAAAACTTACCTAATGAATTAAAAATAAAAGAGATTAAAATACAAGGATTAAAAGAGGAAATTGTTTTAGATATAGTAGTAAGCTAA
- the rplL gene encoding 50S ribosomal protein L7/L12: MAITKEDVLEFISNLSVLELSELVKEFEEKFGVSAAPVMVAGAVAAGAAGATAEEKTEFDIVLQDGGDKKINVIKVVRALTGLGLKEAKDTVEQTPSVLKEGVSKAEAEEAKKQLEEAGAKVELK, translated from the coding sequence ATGGCAATTACTAAAGAAGATGTATTAGAATTTATTTCTAACCTAAGTGTTCTTGAGCTTTCAGAATTAGTAAAAGAATTTGAAGAAAAATTTGGTGTTTCTGCTGCTCCAGTTATGGTTGCAGGTGCTGTTGCTGCAGGTGCTGCAGGTGCTACTGCTGAAGAAAAAACTGAATTTGATATCGTATTACAAGATGGTGGTGATAAAAAAATCAACGTAATTAAAGTTGTTCGTGCTTTAACTGGTCTTGGATTAAAAGAAGCAAAAGATACTGTTGAGCAAACTCCATCAGTTCTTAAAGAAGGTGTTAGTAAAGCTGAAGCTGAAGAAGCTAAAAAACAACTTGAAGAAGCTGGCGCTAAGGTTGAGCTTAAATAA
- the rpmG gene encoding 50S ribosomal protein L33, whose amino-acid sequence MRIKVGLKCEECGDINYSTFKNSKNTTEKLELKKYCPRLKKHTIHKEVKLKS is encoded by the coding sequence ATGAGAATTAAAGTTGGCTTGAAATGTGAAGAGTGCGGTGATATTAATTACAGTACTTTTAAAAATAGTAAAAATACAACTGAGAAATTAGAATTAAAAAAATATTGCCCAAGATTAAAAAAACATACAATACACAAAGAAGTTAAATTAAAAAGTTAA
- the rplJ gene encoding 50S ribosomal protein L10 yields MTKSQKVELVSKLEEGFKASEAVVVCNYKGLNTKKLEELRNNAREMDVKVQIIKNTLASIALKNAGKDGMELKDTNIYLWGEDQLNVSKVADKFSEANQAFEIKTAFIEGEVASVDKVKALAKMPSRNELLAMLLQVWNAPITNFTIGLNALKEKKEAE; encoded by the coding sequence ATGACTAAAAGCCAAAAAGTTGAACTTGTTTCTAAACTTGAAGAAGGTTTTAAAGCTAGCGAAGCTGTTGTAGTTTGTAACTATAAGGGTTTAAATACTAAAAAACTTGAAGAGTTAAGAAATAATGCAAGAGAAATGGATGTTAAAGTTCAAATTATTAAAAATACTTTAGCAAGTATTGCTCTTAAAAATGCCGGCAAAGATGGAATGGAACTTAAAGATACTAATATATATCTTTGGGGTGAAGACCAATTAAATGTTTCAAAAGTTGCTGATAAATTTAGCGAAGCTAATCAAGCATTTGAGATCAAAACTGCATTTATCGAAGGTGAAGTTGCTTCTGTAGATAAAGTTAAAGCTTTAGCTAAAATGCCTTCTCGCAATGAATTACTTGCTATGCTTTTGCAAGTTTGGAATGCACCAATTACCAATTTTACAATTGGATTAAATGCATTAAAAGAAAAAAAAGAAGCTGAATAA
- a CDS encoding major outer membrane protein: MKLVKLSLVAALAAGAFSAANAVSLEEAIKDVDVSGMFRYRFQSDRLEQGDTIDNGYNSSKNNTHNYKAQLNFKAALDDNFKAFVQFQYTSKDSGFGQGTTGTDTGSTFAVQQAYLEYTNEAYATSIAFGKMEVGSIWTDDAVGTGSKIINNSIEGLTFAGFWFDAFNWNNDGDYTDTKLPKSSLYGAAVLGDFDPFAFQLWAAYSASNAFLYAVDASYKFAFNDMNFKIQGQYLGNSLESDFEKFYENGVDDGNFYAAKFSGQISAFDFQAGVIGYGEKDKITVVTLEDTGRVIAPAKQIFYSDGSKLTGDMGENFFYFAGLGYTFAETLRVGFDYTGGSTEYAAGRADTDKNEYTASVSYAYSPKLTFSGFYSFLTEDLNTNGEDDKKDQFIRLEALYKF, translated from the coding sequence ATGAAACTAGTTAAACTTAGTTTAGTAGCAGCTTTAGCTGCAGGTGCTTTTTCAGCAGCTAATGCTGTTTCACTTGAAGAAGCTATAAAAGATGTTGATGTATCAGGAATGTTTAGATACAGATTCCAATCTGATAGATTAGAGCAAGGTGATACAATTGACAATGGTTACAATAGCTCTAAAAACAACACACACAATTATAAAGCTCAATTAAATTTTAAAGCAGCTTTAGATGATAATTTTAAAGCTTTTGTTCAATTCCAATATACTTCAAAAGATTCTGGTTTTGGTCAAGGAACAACAGGAACAGATACTGGTTCTACATTTGCTGTTCAACAAGCTTACTTAGAATATACTAACGAAGCTTATGCTACAAGCATTGCTTTTGGTAAAATGGAAGTTGGTTCAATCTGGACTGATGATGCTGTAGGAACAGGTAGTAAAATTATCAATAACTCTATCGAAGGTTTAACTTTTGCTGGTTTTTGGTTTGATGCTTTCAACTGGAACAATGACGGAGATTATACAGATACAAAATTACCTAAATCATCACTATATGGTGCAGCTGTATTAGGTGATTTTGATCCATTTGCTTTCCAATTATGGGCAGCATATTCAGCAAGCAATGCTTTCTTATATGCAGTAGATGCTAGTTATAAATTCGCATTTAATGATATGAATTTTAAAATTCAAGGTCAATACTTAGGAAATAGCCTAGAAAGTGATTTTGAAAAATTTTATGAAAATGGTGTAGATGATGGTAACTTCTATGCTGCTAAATTCAGCGGACAAATCTCTGCCTTTGATTTCCAAGCAGGTGTTATCGGCTATGGTGAAAAAGATAAAATTACTGTAGTTACTTTAGAGGATACAGGTAGAGTAATAGCTCCAGCTAAACAAATTTTCTATTCAGATGGTAGTAAATTAACTGGGGACATGGGTGAAAACTTCTTCTATTTTGCAGGTTTAGGTTATACTTTTGCTGAAACCTTAAGAGTAGGATTTGACTATACTGGTGGTTCAACTGAATATGCAGCAGGTAGAGCTGATACTGACAAAAACGAATATACAGCAAGTGTATCTTATGCTTATAGTCCAAAACTTACATTTAGTGGATTTTATTCTTTCTTAACTGAAGATTTAAACACTAATGGTGAAGATGATAAAAAAGATCAATTCATCAGACTTGAAGCTTTATACAAATTCTAA
- the rplA gene encoding 50S ribosomal protein L1: protein MSKNTKRFTELLKKIDSNKNYLMDEAISTVKTLASAKFDETVEIALKLNVDPRHADQMVRGSVVLPCGTGKKVRVAVIAKDAKADEAKNAGADIVGSDDLVEEIQKGNMNFDVLIATPNLMGLVGKVGRILGPKGLMPNPKTGTVTMDVAQAVNNAKNGQVNFRVDKQGNIHAGLGKVSFTQEQLKENMTAFVKAINKHKPAAAKGRYIKNASLSLTMSPSLSLDTQELLDTK from the coding sequence ATGTCTAAAAATACTAAAAGATTTACAGAATTATTAAAAAAAATTGATTCAAATAAAAATTACTTAATGGATGAAGCAATAAGTACAGTTAAAACTCTTGCTTCTGCTAAATTTGATGAAACAGTTGAAATTGCTTTAAAATTAAATGTTGATCCAAGACATGCAGATCAAATGGTAAGAGGTAGTGTAGTTTTACCTTGTGGTACTGGTAAAAAAGTACGTGTTGCTGTTATTGCAAAAGATGCAAAAGCAGATGAGGCTAAAAATGCAGGTGCTGATATAGTTGGTAGTGATGATTTAGTAGAAGAAATTCAAAAAGGAAATATGAATTTTGATGTTTTAATTGCTACACCAAATTTAATGGGTTTAGTTGGTAAAGTAGGTCGTATTTTAGGACCTAAAGGTTTGATGCCAAATCCTAAAACAGGTACTGTGACAATGGATGTTGCGCAAGCTGTAAATAATGCTAAAAATGGTCAAGTTAACTTCCGTGTTGATAAACAAGGAAATATCCATGCAGGTTTGGGTAAAGTTAGCTTTACTCAAGAGCAATTAAAAGAAAATATGACAGCATTTGTAAAAGCTATTAATAAACACAAGCCAGCTGCTGCAAAAGGAAGATATATTAAAAATGCTAGTCTTTCTTTGACTATGAGTCCTTCTCTTTCTCTTGATACTCAAGAATTACTTGATACAAAATAA
- a CDS encoding glycosyltransferase family 39 protein: MKRYLFAVLFFDFCALLYGISTLSISYNEAQIYFYDHSIIAMIARFGTSLFGQNDFGLRLPFVLLHSLSCILLYILALRYTKTSFDAFISVVLFILLPGSVVSALLINESSIVIFFTLLILVLFEYKKIFLFYILLVLVLFVDENFAILYLSFFFYAIYKKDKLLIVCALILFIIAMSVYGFDASGKPKGYFLDTLGIFAACFSPLVFLYFFYVIYRILLQDDKPLLWFISATTFVFCLIFSIRQRLFLEDFLPFCVVCTPLLIRYLMSSYRSRMPQLRLKHKIFIECSLVFLLFFYVGIIFNQVFYYLLKDPKKHFAYDYHIAKELALNLKQHNLTHIFTQDKELALRLKFYGISEGKLELHSSKKASKIYVSLGKHNVYYSIK, translated from the coding sequence ATGAAAAGGTATTTATTCGCCGTTTTATTTTTTGATTTTTGTGCTTTATTGTATGGTATAAGCACTTTATCTATAAGCTACAATGAAGCACAAATTTATTTTTATGATCATAGTATAATTGCTATGATCGCTAGATTTGGTACTAGTCTTTTTGGTCAAAATGATTTTGGATTAAGACTTCCTTTTGTTTTATTACATTCTTTAAGTTGTATTTTGTTGTATATTTTAGCTTTAAGATATACTAAAACTTCTTTTGATGCCTTTATTTCCGTTGTACTTTTTATATTGCTTCCTGGTAGTGTAGTCAGTGCTTTACTTATCAATGAATCAAGCATTGTAATATTTTTCACGCTTTTAATTTTAGTATTATTTGAATATAAAAAAATCTTTTTATTTTATATTTTATTAGTTTTAGTTCTTTTTGTAGATGAAAATTTTGCAATTTTATATTTATCTTTTTTCTTCTATGCTATTTATAAAAAAGATAAATTACTTATCGTGTGTGCTTTGATTTTATTTATTATTGCAATGAGTGTTTATGGTTTTGACGCAAGCGGAAAACCTAAAGGATATTTTTTGGATACTTTAGGCATTTTTGCAGCTTGCTTTTCACCTTTAGTTTTTCTTTATTTTTTTTATGTTATTTATAGAATTCTTTTGCAAGATGATAAGCCACTTTTATGGTTTATTAGTGCAACTACTTTTGTTTTTTGTTTAATTTTTTCCATAAGACAAAGACTTTTTTTAGAGGATTTTTTGCCTTTTTGTGTGGTTTGTACTCCATTGCTAATTCGCTATTTAATGTCCTCATATCGCTCTAGAATGCCGCAATTGCGTTTAAAACATAAAATTTTTATCGAATGTTCTTTAGTGTTTTTGTTGTTTTTTTATGTGGGCATTATTTTCAATCAAGTGTTTTATTATCTGCTAAAAGATCCAAAAAAACATTTTGCTTACGATTATCATATAGCCAAAGAATTAGCTCTAAATTTAAAACAACACAATCTCACACACATTTTTACCCAAGATAAAGAACTAGCCCTAAGACTTAAATTTTATGGTATTTCTGAAGGTAAGCTAGAACTTCATTCTAGTAAAAAAGCTAGCAAGATCTATGTTAGTTTGGGCAAGCATAATGTTTATTATTCTATAAAATGA
- the rplK gene encoding 50S ribosomal protein L11, translating to MAKKVVGEIKLQIAATKANPSPPVGPALGQQGVNIMEFCKAFNERTKDMAGFNIPVVITVYADKSFTFITKQPPATDLIKKAAGISKGADNPLKNKVGKLTKAQVLEIVDKKIADMNTKDREQAAKIIMGSARSMGVEIVD from the coding sequence ATGGCTAAAAAAGTCGTAGGAGAAATAAAATTACAAATAGCTGCTACTAAAGCTAATCCATCGCCTCCAGTTGGTCCTGCTTTGGGTCAACAAGGTGTTAATATTATGGAATTTTGTAAAGCATTTAATGAAAGAACAAAAGATATGGCTGGTTTTAATATTCCAGTTGTTATTACTGTTTATGCAGATAAAAGCTTTACATTTATTACAAAACAACCACCAGCTACAGATTTGATCAAAAAAGCTGCGGGTATTTCTAAGGGTGCGGATAATCCTTTAAAAAACAAAGTAGGTAAATTAACTAAAGCACAAGTTTTAGAAATTGTTGATAAAAAAATAGCTGATATGAACACAAAAGATAGAGAGCAAGCTGCTAAGATTATTATGGGTTCAGCTCGTTCTATGGGTGTTGAAATCGTAGATTAA
- the secE gene encoding preprotein translocase subunit SecE gives MEKLITYFKLSKAELSKVIWPLKEQVRNAYITVFVVVTVVSLFLALVDLIMSFSLSKIIG, from the coding sequence ATGGAAAAACTAATAACTTATTTTAAATTGTCAAAAGCTGAATTATCAAAAGTCATTTGGCCTTTGAAAGAGCAAGTTAGAAATGCTTATATTACAGTTTTTGTAGTTGTTACTGTTGTTTCATTATTTTTAGCATTGGTTGACTTGATTATGTCATTTTCATTATCTAAGATAATAGGATAA
- the nusG gene encoding transcription termination/antitermination protein NusG, which produces MMNHKWYAIQTYAGSEMAVKRAIENLVRDHGIQEQLLEVIVPTEDVIEFKNGKEKISERSLYSGYVFANIDLSTELWHKIQSLPKVGRFIGESKKPTPLSEKDINLILEKVKNKAAPKPKISFDKEESVRITEGPFANFVGIVEEYDMVRGVLKLNVSIFGRSTPVEILYSQVEKIV; this is translated from the coding sequence ATAATGAATCATAAATGGTATGCAATTCAAACCTACGCAGGTAGTGAAATGGCTGTAAAAAGAGCCATAGAAAATTTAGTTAGAGATCATGGAATTCAAGAGCAATTACTAGAAGTAATTGTCCCCACTGAAGATGTGATCGAATTTAAAAATGGTAAAGAAAAAATAAGCGAAAGAAGTTTATATTCAGGTTATGTATTTGCCAATATTGACTTATCAACAGAACTTTGGCATAAAATTCAATCTTTACCAAAGGTTGGTCGTTTTATAGGGGAAAGTAAAAAACCAACCCCATTGAGTGAAAAAGATATCAATCTTATTTTAGAAAAGGTGAAAAATAAAGCAGCACCTAAACCTAAAATTTCATTTGATAAAGAAGAAAGTGTAAGAATAACCGAAGGTCCTTTTGCAAACTTTGTTGGTATTGTAGAAGAATATGATATGGTTAGAGGAGTTTTAAAGCTGAATGTTTCAATATTTGGCAGATCAACTCCGGTAGAGATCTTATACTCTCAAGTTGAAAAAATAGTTTGA
- a CDS encoding pilus assembly FimT family protein: MKQAFTLIELVFVCIILSLLFSMAYVYYKPDYLRLGAEQVLNDIKYTRHLALIQNDFRVKEFNIAKREWFKAKWQLYFIRSKSATNNEQTYTIFLDKNGDGNANIGKNMTNKDREIAVDLINPNILMNSGQSGVINQNDFKANSKYNIEKTYGISKVLFEGACKGSTRLIFDDYGRLYTPLKNAMRAYDKLASFNNDCIVRLSNNQNKHICIIINPISGYAYIPKFSSNKTQNIILNNKNTYCHTL; the protein is encoded by the coding sequence ATGAAACAAGCTTTTACTTTAATAGAACTAGTTTTTGTTTGTATTATATTATCTTTATTATTTTCTATGGCTTATGTTTATTATAAGCCTGATTATTTACGTTTAGGAGCTGAGCAAGTTTTAAATGATATCAAATACACAAGACACTTAGCTTTAATACAAAATGATTTCAGAGTTAAAGAATTTAACATTGCTAAACGAGAGTGGTTTAAGGCTAAATGGCAGCTGTATTTTATACGATCAAAATCTGCTACAAACAATGAACAAACTTATACCATTTTTTTAGATAAAAATGGTGATGGTAATGCAAATATAGGTAAAAATATGACTAATAAAGACAGAGAAATAGCAGTTGATCTTATCAACCCTAATATACTAATGAACTCAGGTCAAAGTGGGGTGATAAACCAAAATGATTTTAAAGCAAATTCGAAATACAACATAGAAAAAACTTATGGTATATCTAAGGTTTTATTTGAAGGTGCTTGTAAAGGAAGTACGCGTTTAATTTTTGATGATTACGGTCGTTTGTATACACCTTTAAAAAATGCCATGCGTGCTTATGATAAACTTGCATCTTTTAATAATGATTGTATTGTAAGATTATCTAATAACCAAAATAAACATATATGTATTATTATAAATCCTATTAGTGGCTATGCTTATATCCCTAAATTTTCTTCAAATAAAACACAAAATATTATACTTAATAATAAAAACACTTATTGTCATACTTTATAA
- a CDS encoding monoheme c-type cytochrome — MRKIILTFIFLTSTLFAKDMFIFNEKVDLLDSASKKVVGQIYEGSKVELIKKEGDYSLIKVKGEVVESNPKSLAFTKDGIYLLLTLNSENAKNEMEFLVKNKDLTDQEILAWDAIELTYYDTCTSCHAAHKPKEHLMEEWDAYLSAMQGFAKINDAEKDRILRFLQSHASNGPVKLD, encoded by the coding sequence ATGAGAAAAATTATTTTAACATTTATATTTTTAACTAGCACTTTGTTTGCTAAAGATATGTTTATTTTTAATGAAAAAGTTGATCTTTTAGATAGTGCTAGTAAAAAAGTTGTGGGGCAAATTTATGAAGGCTCTAAAGTAGAATTGATAAAAAAAGAAGGTGATTATTCTTTGATAAAAGTTAAAGGTGAGGTAGTGGAATCAAATCCAAAAAGCCTTGCTTTTACTAAGGATGGAATTTATCTTTTACTCACTTTGAATTCTGAAAATGCAAAAAATGAAATGGAATTTTTGGTAAAAAATAAAGATTTAACAGATCAAGAAATTCTTGCTTGGGATGCAATAGAATTAACTTATTATGACACATGTACAAGTTGCCATGCTGCTCATAAACCAAAAGAACACTTAATGGAAGAATGGGATGCGTATTTATCAGCTATGCAAGGTTTTGCAAAAATTAATGATGCAGAAAAAGATAGAATTTTAAGATTCTTACAATCTCATGCAAGTAATGGACCTGTAAAACTTGATTAA